The Arcanobacterium pinnipediorum genome includes the window AATTCTACGTCGGAAGGCTAGAAGTTTCATGATAGCGCACCACTGTGGTCGTCGATCTCACGTTGAGCGAACACAGCAGGTTTGAGATGCTATGTCAGTCTCATCGGTTCTTCGCTACCGGTACACCCTTCAAACTTAGCACCCGTTTGTTTGCACACACAGGCGTGGCGAATACACCCCGATCCATAGCCTCTTTTAAGCTAGTTGGCATGAGTTTTGATCGCTATGGCTATGATGTTCTTGCTTCAGGTATGCATAAACCGAAAGCTGCCCGCCCACTGCCAGTAGAAGTTGGCATGGTATTAGAAGACGTGGCAACTGGATACGTGGGCGAGGTTGTGCGGATCGGAAAAGTTTCTGGACAATGGCAAATGGAATTAGAAGATCGCCAGGGGCATCGCCGCTCATTTGAACTAGGCAAGGGCTTTTGGTTCGAAGGAGTCGCCGTCGATCTCAAACCACCGGTAGCGAAACTCGTTTCTGGACGTGACGACGACGTGCGAACGGTTGCCGGAAAAACACTGACGGCTTCCGGGTCCTTACACGTAGCACACCGGGCGCGGGTGGCGCGGCCCTCACGTATCTGGGTCGAAGGCAAGCATGACGCTGAACTAGTTTCGAAAATCTGGGGTGAAGATTTGGCGTACGAGGGCATCATGATTGAAGAACTGTTCGGTGCCGATCACTTGCTGGACGTCCTCGATGTTTTCAATCCGTCCGATGAGGTTCGTGCCGGGGTGCTCTTAGATCATCTGGTTCCTGGTTCCAAAGAATCACGAATTGCTCACGTGGCGATGCGCAGACCAGGCGTTTTAGTTCTCGGACACCCCTATGTTGATGTGTGGCAGGCAGTAAAACCACGAACACTCGGAATCCAAGCGTGGCCAGATGTACCACGCGGTGAAGATATTAAAATCGGAACCCTAGCCCGCTTGGGTTGGGCACACGAGACTGGCGAAGATATTGGCTTGGGATGGAAACGTATTCTGGATTCTGTACACACCTACACTGATTTAGAGCCAGCCCTTTTGGGACGCATGGAAGAACTGATTGATTTCGTTAGTGGCGGAAAGTAACGGAATTCGCCAACGCAGCTCGTAAGCCCGAAGCACCGAAAACGAATCTAGCTCCACACCTGTGCTGGCAACGTCTTCCCTATTGCACGAAGTTTGGCAATATTTTCCTCAAGGTAGTCGATAATATCGGGCCTACCATGCTCGGTGGGCACACCCACAGTGAGATGCTCACCGTGAAAATACAAAAACTCCATCTCAGTCCACGAGGTTATCGCAGTGCGTAGGTCTGGAGTGAAATAATCAGGCGTAGTACCAACAACAGTTCGTAGATCAAAAGTTTCGCTACGGTGTTTAACAAGGGCTTCAGCTAGTTGTGCAATTGCACCATCGGAGCGCTGGGCCAGCTGTAACGAAATAACAAGTTGATCATCACTACCGCGCCGGAGAGTTACCGCCTTCCAGGAATCTTTAGCTATCCCTTGGACCCCTGTTTGACCGGCAATTATTGGCCACATTTCCCCGGGAGTATGTGAGCCGAGTAAAAAGGACGTCGCTTCATCAATTTTCGGTTTAACTTTCCACCCTCGCTTTTTCATCGCTGCCGTGACGTGCGCATCGTCGTCCCACGCTCCTTGATGGCGCGAACCGATCAACACATAAATCATTCCCACCCCAATGAGAGCAAAGAAAAGTACTGTAATTCCCGGCATGATGTATGAGCCCATGGCTAACCACTTTCTGATAGCTTAATCCTGTGTTGATTATAGCCGACGATGTATCAACTCTGATCTGCTCGGGGTGCCTGGAGACCCAGTTAGAAGATAACAAGGGATAATTTCTGGCGCGCCAACCTAAGAAAAACACCGAGATGGATTCTTAATGCGTCAACCGCTGTTCTCGATGCATAAACTGCGGCTCCAAGCGTGACAATTTACTGATGTGCACACAGTTTGCATTTTGCGTCTGTAACGCGTCTTTTCTCGTTGAAAAACCTGAAAATGCAAAGTCTATGCACAGTATAAGAACTACCACAACGCCCGAATCACCGTATCTGCGAGCAACCGCCCGCGCAACGTCAAGACGATCCGCCCACCCAGCGCAGGCGCCGGATCGATGAGTTCATCGGCAATCAGCCCCGCAACCACCGAAGGTTGCGTACCATCAGGAATAACGATGCCATCAGCAAGCCGCACCCCCAACATGATGTCTTCTTCTCGCCGCTCAGCAGCGCTCAAATGCTCCACATCAGCGACCGGCAACGTATCATCCAAAAGGTGCTGCGCATACGCACCTGGATGTTTCACATTCCAAAACCGCGTACCGTTGATATGACTGTGTGCCCCCGGGCCATAACCCCACCAGTTAGTATTACGCCAGTAGGCCAGATTATGCCGCGAGTATTTCCCAGGCTTAGCCCAGTTCGATACCTCATACCAGGAATAGCCTGCTGCGCTCAACGCTGCCTCAGCCATTTCATATTTAGCAGCCTGTTCATCTGGATCAGTATCTGACAATTCACCGCGTCGCACCTGCCGGCCCATCGCAGTCCCCGGCTCAATCGTCAAACCATAGGCCGAAATATGCCCCGGATCCAACGCCACGGCGACGTCAAGGGAACGCTGCCAATCGTCACGGCTCTCCCCCGGCGCACCATAAATCAAGTCCACCGAAAACTCTAACCCGACCTCACGCGCCCACTGCGTCACTTTCGATACCTGGCCTGGAGTATGCTGACGCTCTAGCGTAGCCAAAACGTGCGGCACAGCGCTTTGCATACCGAACGAAAC containing:
- a CDS encoding DUF3097 family protein; the encoded protein is MSFDRYGYDVLASGMHKPKAARPLPVEVGMVLEDVATGYVGEVVRIGKVSGQWQMELEDRQGHRRSFELGKGFWFEGVAVDLKPPVAKLVSGRDDDVRTVAGKTLTASGSLHVAHRARVARPSRIWVEGKHDAELVSKIWGEDLAYEGIMIEELFGADHLLDVLDVFNPSDEVRAGVLLDHLVPGSKESRIAHVAMRRPGVLVLGHPYVDVWQAVKPRTLGIQAWPDVPRGEDIKIGTLARLGWAHETGEDIGLGWKRILDSVHTYTDLEPALLGRMEELIDFVSGGK
- the hemW gene encoding radical SAM family heme chaperone HemW → MIGLSPKPAHELLLPDSDVSAGFGAYVHIPFCQVRCGYCDFNTYTNTDFGTGASVGDYHESVLREIAQSAHYLTGHENGTGLTSIFFGGGTPTMLNATQLVVVLDALRRQFGVVDGAEVTTEANPETVDRQALQTLKDGGFTRVSFGMQSAVPHVLATLERQHTPGQVSKVTQWAREVGLEFSVDLIYGAPGESRDDWQRSLDVAVALDPGHISAYGLTIEPGTAMGRQVRRGELSDTDPDEQAAKYEMAEAALSAAGYSWYEVSNWAKPGKYSRHNLAYWRNTNWWGYGPGAHSHINGTRFWNVKHPGAYAQHLLDDTLPVADVEHLSAAERREEDIMLGVRLADGIVIPDGTQPSVVAGLIADELIDPAPALGGRIVLTLRGRLLADTVIRALW